TATAATTTGTTTTTAGTATAGAAGTGTTTGGCTAATAATATTGAACAAAGTTTACTCAAATAAAAACATAGTTACCTCATTTCTATACATAGTTGCCATGAAAATACACAAAGTTGTCTCTTAACATTTTTTATTTTTACGAGTTGCACCTAAAATGAACATAGTTGCCTCAAAAATATACAATAGTTGCACTTAAAATATACCGAAGTTGATATTTTTTTTCTATAAATAGATCTACCTCTAACTAATTCGAAATCAATCCTAACAAAATTACTTTTTAGTATCAAATAGTACAAAAATCAATCACAAAAATTTTTCCATGACCTAAACGAACAATCAATTATAATGACCCATAACTTATATTCAAATTATTATATTAATAATAAATTAATCTAAATAAAATATTTACTACTATTTAAAAGATATAAAAATCGATGCAAAAAATATTTTTCCTTACCTCTCCACTGTACTAAACACTTTTATACTAAACGCTACTATTCTAATAATTTGTCAGCCCACTTGGAATAACACCCATTAGTATATATTTGTTCCTTACTTGAATATCAATGTTAATAATATCCCTAGACATATAGTAATAATCGTCCCAAACATCCAATTGTGTAACCTCAATGTACTCTTAAACTCCATCTTATTAATTTCTATGTCTTTTCTTACATTATCTATTTTATTATCTAGATCCTTTATATCTGATTTTAATTCACTCCTCACAACATCTATCTTATTATCCAAATCCTTAATATCGGACTTTAACTCATTCCTTACATTCTCTATCCTTACATTAAGATTATTCTCTACATTGTCTATCTTACTATCTAAATCTTTAATATCAGACTTTAACTCACCTCTTACATTCTCAACCTTCACATTAAGACCATTCTCTACAGTGTCTATTTTATTATTAAGATCATTAAATTTAATATCTATCTTATTATCTAGATCTCTAATATCTGATTTTAGATTTGACTCTAACTTTTCTAACTTAAGATTAAAAGTATTTTCTAAATACTCAATATCCTTATAAGTTAACTCATTCCTATAGTACCTATAAGATAAATCAATAGCAATATCTCTAGCAATTCCTGCTTTAGTAAGCTCTGCTACTACCATTTGTTGAGTAACTATTGGTTGGGCTAATCCCATAAAATTCTCCTTATTATACTATTATAATCTATTTAAAGAATTGGTTAAATAAAGTAAAAAAATATACACAAAACCATAATACCTAACTTACCAACGACAAACTTGATAAGTCATCATTACTACTAAATTCTTGTAAATTACAAATTATCAAGTCAATCTGTTCTTGAATATCAAACGTATAATTAATTACCCTAATCACATTTTCAAGGTGTGCAATTTCATCATTATTTAATTCTCTTCCCTTTCTTAATCTAAGATAATTTTTAAGCACTCTATAAGTACCAATACTAAATTCATATACCTTAAAAGGAACATTTATAAATTTACAATTATCACTATAAATAAGTTCTTTTTTGTCTTTCAAGTATTCAACTTTTTCTACAATACATTTTTCATTGACTTTTGATATATGAACCCCAACACTCTTATCTAAATCAATTACATTTCTAAATAATTGTGCATTAATTAGATTCATTCCTAATTTACTAAGTTTTTCAAATAGGTTCACTGAATCTACAAAAATGATTTTTGCAAAGTCAATTCTTAAAAACTCATTGAATTTTGTTCTATAGATATTTGAACTTAATATTACACAAATATATCCCAATATCTCTTGTGGGTTTAAAGCTAAATATTTTTTGAACGATTTCACTCAATTTAATCTCTATTTAATATTCTTTCCATCAAATTTCTAATCTCGAAAGCCTCATATGAAACAGCTCTAGCCCCCTCCTTAATACTTTTACTATTAATCAGCGCATTAAATGTATCGTAAAAAATTTCTGGAGAATGATCTTTCTTTCCAATTGCACAATCTATAACCTCATAAATCCTAACATACATCTTTTCTAACATATTCATATATTTCTCCACTGCATGATTAAGTACTATAAGCTCTTCTTTAGTAGCTTTAATACTAAAATTTTTATAATGCACAGGGTCGCTCATTTTAAACCATAACAAACGTAAAGTAGAAGCAGCCATCGGACCTATCATATTTAATAAACTCAAGATAACTTCTTTATATTTTCTTTGCTCAGTCTCATATTTTCTCTCAATAATTTCATTAGCAACACCTGTAATACGAGGGCGGGAAAATAACATTTTATGTATCCCAAATGCTAACGCATAGATAAAATTGCTATCATGCCCAAAAGCAGCATAAATGGCGTCTGCACGGAAATTATAATTCAACAATTTCCTATTGTTAAATATATCATCAAAGATTAAAGATGGATAACCCTCACCCATACTATTATAGGGTTTTGCACTCTTAAAGCTAGGCTTTAAAATATAAAATATATATCTTATTCCATCAAATTGCTTTAAAGCCTCCTCTTTTGTCTTTACATGTCTTGGTACCCCTTCTATAAAATCTAAATGTAACTTTTCCTTATGCACTGCATCAAAATTTATTGGAAGGCTAGCCTCTTTTAAACATGAAGAAAGTAAAGCTTCACGATTTCGTTGTTCTTCTTCAAGATTTTGTTCTTCTTCAGGAATTAGTAGCCCTTGGTCCTGTTCCTCTTTAACTTCTCTTTTTTGATCATATGGCTTTACTTCAAGGATTCCTCCAAAACTGGACAGAAGTGGAGATGGCTCACTTACACCAACTGGTTTTACTGGTTTAAATTCTGTCTTTTTTGGGATTATTTTCTTCAATTCAGTTCCTTGTGTTTCTACACGTTGATCACAACTTATTACGATCAACGCTACCAGTAATAACAAACTACTATTTATTTCCTTAGGCATAAATATTCTCCTTCTTTTTTAAGATCAAATATTAGTTACTCCAAAACAAAAGAATACTATTATTTAGCTTAAATCATCAAATTTATTGAATAAATAATACAATATTAATAACACAATAAATCACATTACAATTTTTCAATTGCAGCATCATTATTAAGTACAAGTCTTTTTTTATTCTTTATAATAAAACCTCTATCCATCAAGTCTGATAAATATTTTTTTATTTGATAAGCGGATACATTTGTCTCTTTATTAATTTTCCTTAAAGGCTTTATTGTACGCTTATCATCTTCTAAATTAGACACAATAAATTCAAGTGACTCATCAACCCTTTTAGATGTTCTCTTTTTCCTTTCTAAACTTGAAATTTGATGATTTTTAACCTTTTCCTTTATCCCAACCCCACTTCCTGTAGATAATGTGACTAAGTGTAATAACTTTTGTTCATAAAATTTATGATACGCATTTTGTATTATGCAAAATACCATTGCTAAAAATATATCTAGACAAACAGACAATAATAATAATGAATAAACAAAAATTATATTAAGATAATCATCTCTAGCAATAACAACAGATGTTCCATTTAAAACATTAGCTGCCTTAAACTTATTATTATTTACAGCCGACCTTTCAATTAAACTGCTAAGCTTAAACCTCAAATCCTGCAAAGACTCTAAATACTCATTCCTTTGATTAAACAACTCCTTATTCTCCCTACTTGCATTCTCAATCTCTCTCATGTAATCTTGCTTCATGGTTCTATACGTATAATCCAAGCTTAAATGCTTATTTTTAGCAAACTCTATGCGATCATTGTTATTCTTAATCTTAATATCAATACTAGCTATTTCACCTTCAATTATCTTCTCTTTATCAGATAGCAGCTTACGCATACCTTCCTCTTTTGCTATCTGACTCTTTTGAGTACTCAAAACAGTGTCCTTAATAGTATCTTCAAACATCAGGCTAAAGAAACTCTCAAAGCTCATCCATGAACTTACAGATTGCGTTATAAGTCCTATCACTAATAATACAAATATCGCAATTTTTTCTAAGCATGCAAATACTGAAATCCTAACACTACCTTCAGTAACACGCTTCCTTAATAAATAAAGAAAATACAATAATATTGAAGACGGTACTACTATAACGACTATTGTAAAAGGCAATGTGAAATACAGCTTAGAACTACTACCAACAGTATAACTTGCAATCCCTCTATGTGAATGCAACACATTAAAGAAAAATAAAAACAAAGCAAATAATATTAACCAAATATTACGAATCAAAAATTCAAAATTAAGTCTTAAAGACTCTACAATACTAAACTCAATATTATGACCTTTTGTTGGCTTACCTTTACTTATCATGTATATAACCTTTTTACTTATAATACTAGTATCTATAATACTATAAAATTAACAAATCATATATATATCTTCTATTCAACTTTGAGTCGATACAACTATTTTGAGTCGATACAATTATTTTGAGTTGATACAACCATTTTGAGTCGATACAACTATTTTGAGTCGATACAACTATTTTGAGTCGATACAATTATAACATAAGAAAAGAATAAGGCCAGTAACAGAAGTTACTGGCCTTATTCAGGGTGTAACACAGTAAGGATAATAAATTATCTTACTGTGTACAAGTAATATTATTTAATATTTTTAAAAAAAGTCAATAGATTTCTTCAATTGTTGCCGCATTTTTGCAAACTTACCACCTTTAGCCATTGCTCTCAAGGCTATTCCTGCCGCAATAACGGCATCTTTTTTTGCTGATCCTACAGTAAGATCCTGAGCACTATCTGTTTTACCAGCAGCAATATTTGCAGCATCTTTTACTTCATTAATAGCAACGCCACCAATAGTAACATCACCAGACATAGCAATAGCTCGCAGTATATCAGTACCACTTATAGCTCCAATTGATGCACTTGCCGCTGCTGCTTGAACCTCTGTGCCACCATTAGATTTCTTTTCACTAAATAACTTACCAATTGTTTGTTGTTGTGCATCTTTAGTCTTAGTAGCAGTTGGGTCTCCTTCACCTTGCTTTAACACTACCCCAACTATTCCTTTAATTCCTTTAACAAGCGCAGTTACACTTGTAACGTCTGCTGCTACGGCATCCTGACCTGAAGCAGTAGCACCACTAATAGCATCACCACCAATAGCCCCTTCGGCCGCTTCTTTAGCCCCCTTTTCTATTATCCCTAATTTTTCAATAAATTTCTCAACCTCTCCTTTCACCTTTGGATAATTACCATTCTTTGCTAAAACGTCTTTTAACTTTTCTTTCGTTGTTTTCATTGTCTCTTCAATATTAGTAAAACACTTTCCTATATCTTCCTTTTTTGTATCAGCCTTAATACTCAAAGTATCAGAAACCATATTGCCAAAAGAAGTAAAAATATCTAAGAAACCTTGTCTTAAATTAGATATAGAGAGTATAAAATCCCTTTGCTTTTGAAGTTCTTCTATTACTCCATTATTACAAGAAAGGAATAGAGAGATAAATAATGTTGCACATATACTTTGTATCTTAATTTTCATATATTACCTGCCTCATTCTTATCTAAAGAGGCCAGATACAAAAAAGGAAAACCACTCCTATCAAAAGCAGTGTTTCCCTTTAATGAATTTACTATTTGGTTTACTTACTTTTTATTATTAAATTCTAATTATTGGTTCTTAGCTTCAGTAGTTACAGAAATATCATTAGGATTAATGTTCATAACTTTTTTAACTTCTTTCAGTCCGGCATCAATTGTTTTTCTTATCGCTATAGTTAAAGCATTTAATGCTTTAGTTACTGCCCTTACTGCTTTACTGCTACTCCCCTTTAATTGCCTCATCAGCAGCATTAGTATTAGCAAACTTACTCTTCTTTCTTAGCCAACCGCTCTTAAGGCTATAACTCCTGAAATAACTACATCCTTAGCATTATCGGCATCACCAATACTAGCCTGACCGGCAGTATTATTAACTAATGTTATTGCTTTTCCACCCGCTTTAACCATGGCTTTTAGAATATCAGCACCAGTTACGGCTCCAACAGCTTTTGCTGCATGGACTACTGTCTTCCTTGCATTGATAATTGCTGCCAATACCAATAATATTATCTAAACTATTAGAGCTTTTAAAACATTTTTTTAGTGTTTGCTTAAAATCAGTTTAACATTTCTTAGTTTCACTTTCTTAATGCCTACAATTTGCTTAATATTTTAACTCTATACCAACTATCACCATATACAACCCATTGCTTCGCTTGTAAATTTATCTAAATCATGACTATTACCTTTAAATGAACCTTGTAAAACTACTCTAAAAGTCTTCTTTTGTTCCTCTGCACTATCTTTTCCATTACATCTTTCAAGTTGACCTTTTACATGTTCAAGTACAGATTTAATCTTAGTTGCATCATGTCCCAAAAATTTATCAAAATCATCACCCAAAGATTCTTTTAAAAAATCTAGATTTGCTTTTTCCTCTTCATTTAACTTTTCTCTTAATATTTCTTTAGGTGTTTTTTTAATTTCTCTTGTTTGCTCTTCACTTATTTCTCTTTTGCCTCTACTTTTTGATTCTTCAGTATTATTGGTAAAATCATATTTATTACAACTATTAACTAATAGTAATAAAATTAAAACAACATTAATTTTACTCATTTTTATTTTCATATATTATATACACCCTTTAACCTACCCCTTTAATTAAGGAGACAAAACAAAGGAGAAACAATCTCTCCTAAATCAAACAAAAGGGAAACTACTCTCATATATAGAAGTGTTTCCCTTTAATATCTTTATTACAACTTATTTAGTAGTAGATTGAACAATACCAGCTTCAATAGTTACAGGAGTATCACTAGAATTAATTTTCATAGCGTCTTTAACAGATTTAAGTCCTGCATCAATAGTTTTCCTTATTGCAATAGTTAATGTATTTAATGCCTTAGTTACTGCACTTACTGCTGCACCTTTAATTTCAGTAGCAACATCAACTTTAATCTTAGTATCACTACTTTCATTAGTATTAGCAAATTTACCACCTTTAGTCATAGCTCTTAGTGCTATTCCAGCTGCTACTTCTGCATCTTTCTTACCCTTAGCGCCATTACCATCGGACTGACTGTATTTGGCTAAAGTAACAGCATTCCCACCATTTTTAATAGCTTGTAATATGTCGGCGCCACTTACTGACGCTACTGCTTTATAAGCATCTTTTGCTACCTTAGGAGCATCAGTCTTACTTCCAGCATTAGTATTAGCAAATAGCATACCCGCATTAGTAGAACCAGTTCTTGAGGTAGCAGCAGAACCAGCATCTGGAACAGGAGCTTTATCATCCCCAGCAGTAGCACTTCCTTTCCCTTGAAGTACCACGTCTACAATTGATTTAATTCCACCTACTAGATTATCTACTTTTCCAACATCACCAGCATCACCTTTAGTATCACCATCACCACCAGGAGCAACATTAGCAATTGGTTCACCGGCATCACCAATAGCATCACTAGCGGTCTTTGATCCTTCTATTATTTTATCAAGTTTTGCATTTAAAGCTTTTACAGCAATCTCAGTTGCAGCAGTATTAGGATTTCCTTCTCTCTTCATTTTCTCAACAATTGCATTAAGATTATCTTTAGTTCCTTTAACAGTATCATGAACGACCTTAAAGTAGTTCCCAACTTCAGACTTCTTAGTCTCAGAATTAAACCCTAAAACACCACCAAATGAATCCCCAAAAGAAGTAAAAATATCTAAGAAGTCATTACCTAAATTAGCAAGTGAGGATAAGAAAGTATTTCTCTTCTCAAGTTCTTCTATCCCATTATTACAAGAAAGGAATAAAGAAAGAAATAATGTAGCACAAATACTTTTTATATTTATATTTTTAATATTTATTTTCATATATTACGTGCCTCCTTTTTCCTATCCCTTAACTAAAGAGGCTCAATACAAATAAAAGGGAAACTCTCCTATACAAGAACTGTTTCCCTTAAATCATTTTATTATTTAATTTCCGTATTTCTTATTAAATCTTCGATTATTTACTTTTAGCTTCTGAAACAGATACTTTTGAAACTCTTGCTTGATCTACTTCTGTCTTTACTTTATCAATAACATTCTTTACTGTCTTTTTAATTATATCTTCCACTGCTCCTAATAGTTTATTTACCGCTGTTATTCCTGCTGCTTGTACTGCTTTACCATCGTTACTACTATTTGCAGCTAATTTACCACCTTCAACCAATGAACGCAATGCTATTCCTCCTGCTACTGCTGCTGCTTTTGCATCACCTGTACCACCTGATAAATTAGATGTAATACATCCTTTTGCGAATGCAATTGCAGTTGTACTTACACTTGCTGGACCTGATACCTCTGGTTCATTGCCTTTTGATTTATTAACTATTGCATCTAACATTTCCTCTCCGCTTACTGCTGATACTATTAATGATGCTTTTTCTCCCGATGCTGCTCCTGCATTCTCATCTTTAGCTAAAACCCTAGCTCCAGCTTTTGCATCAGCTCCTATTGAGGTATCAGCTAATGATACCTCACTTTTTTGTAGTTCTTTAATCTTTTGTGTCTTAGCTATCTCCATTATTCCTTGCAGTGCCTTAAAAGCTTTTTCTAATTTTCCTGCATTTACTGTTAATCCACTTTGTGGAGAGACCACATCACCTATTACTTTGGCTACCACCACCTATATCTTTTAAATCATCCAAATATCCTTTTAAGCTCCCTAAAGCTCCCTTATCTGTATCAACAGCTACTCTAACTGCCTTATTGAATAAGCCATCTGCTGTTGCTTTTTCTGCTACTTGTTCCAATTCGGACGATACTTATCCAAGTTTAGTACCCAGTTTTTTAAAATGCTCTCCCACCTGTTCCTTAGTTGTATTTGTATCTACAGTAAAGCCCAAAGTTCCTGAAACTAACTCTATAAACTTATAAAATACTTCTTCAACACTTTTACCCATTTCCATCATTGTTTTGCCTAAATTCGCCTCTTCTACACTCTCCCCTGAATTATTACAAGAAAGGAATAAAGAAATAATGTTGCACAAATACTTTTTATACTAATATTTTTAATATTTATTTTCATATATTACTTGCCTCCTTCCCCTATGCTTTAACTAAAGAGGATACATACAATAAAAGGAAAACAACTTCTATATAAGAAGTGTTTTCCTTCAATGACTTTTTTATTTAGTTTACTTATTTTTTATTAAATCTTAATTAATTATTTATTTAGTAGCAGTAACAGATTCAGTAGTTACAGGAGTAGCTTCAGGATTAATGTTCATTGCTTTTTTAACAGTTTTTAGTCCTGCATCAATTGTTTCTCTTATAGCTATAGTTAATGTATCTAATGCCTTAGTCACTGCACTTAATGCAACTCCTTTAACTGCAACTTGATAATCAGCATCATCAGCAGCAACGCCACCAGAAGCAACACCAGGGAATTTGCCGTCTTTAGTCATTGCTCTTAAGGCTATAGCTCCTGCTATAGTTGCATCTTTAGCTCTAGCTTCTGTAGCCTTAGTAGCCATTGTTTTACCATATGTAACAATAGCTTGTAATATGTCAGCACCAGTTACAGAACCAACAGCTTTTGCTGCATCAGCTGCCGCCTTCTTTGCATCATTAGCAGAAGAACCGATTCCACTACTATTACCAGAATCATGAAATAACTTTCCTGCTTCACCTTGAGCACTACCACCAGTTCTGTCTTCAACATTATTACCAGCTTTTTTGCCGTCACCAGCATTAGGATCACCCTTTTCTCCAAGTACTAATTTTACTATCTCTTTCATTCCCTCTACTAATTTATCAACATCACCAGCAGCACCACCTTTAGTCTTATCAGCAGAACCATTACCAAGTAGTTCATCACCTGTAGTACCAATAGCCCCACTAACAGTTTTTGCTCCTTCAATTATCTTATCAAGTGTATTATCAATTAGTGTTTTTACAGCAGTCTCTACTCCAACAGCATTAGGATTGTTTGATGATTTCATGCTTTCAACAATTGTATTAAGCTTACCCTTAACTCCTTCTACAGCTTCTTTTACTTTCGTAAAGTAATTTCCAACATCAGACTTTTTAGTAGTAGTATTAAAACCCAAAACAGTACCTGTCATATCGCCAAAAGAAATGAAGATAGATAAGAAGTCATTACCCAAATTAGCAAGTGAGGATAAGAAAGAATTTCTCTTCTCAAGTTCTTCTATTCCATTATTGCAAGAAAGGAATAAAGAGATAAATAATGTTGCACAAATTCTTTTTACTTTAATATTTTTAATATTTATTTTCATATATTACGTGCATCATTTTCCCTTTCATTTAACTAAAGAGGCATATACACAATTAAAGGAAAACTACTCCTATAAAAGAAGTGTTTTCCTTTAATGACTTTATTCAACTATTTATTTATTATTTACTTAGTAGCAATACCAACTTCTGTAGATTCACCAATAGTCTCTGAATATTTTATTCCCTTAACTGCCTTTCCTATCTTATCTAAATGGATGTCTACTGTTTTCCTAATTATTACATTAAGTATTCCCAGTACCTTATTTACAGCACTTACTGCTGCTCCTTTAACAACAGCACCAGCATCACTATCAGCTGGTTGAGTAAACTTACCACCTTTGGCCATAGCCTTTAATGCAACAGCTGCGGCTAAGTCTGCATTGGTAGCTGCAGTGCCGCTATTAGCAGATGAAGACCCACCAGTAGCTAATTGCCCCGCACTATTATCACCACTAGCACTAAAGCCATCAGTTTTTGCATTCCTAATTTTATCAATCATTGCCCATGGATCTGCCTTACCAACTTCATCTGCCAACTTCTTAGCATCACCATCAGCAGCTTGAGCATTATGAAACACTGATTTAGGACCATTTCCATTAGCTACTTGAATACCAACTTTTCCAGGATCAATCTTTACCCCAGATTTCTCTGCTGCATCAATTATATCTTTAACCCCTTCAATTACAGTCTTAACGTCACTTGCATTAACAGCATCCGATTTAGATGAAGCACTAGCACCAATTTCAGTACTTCCATCATTAGTTATACCAGCAAGTTTAGTTAAGGAACTGATTAATTTATCAAAAACTTCAATTGTCCCTTTAATTGCAACCTTAACAGTTTCAATTGTACTTCCATCAGCATTCTTTGCTTCAGATATTTTACCTGATAAAGTGCTTAATTGATTCTTAGTATCTTCTAATCCTTTTTTTACCTTCTCAAAGTGTTTTCCTACTTCACTTTTCTTATCACCAGATTTAACAGCACTAAATCCTAATGCATCTCCCATAGCATTGCCAAAGAAACCAAAAATGTCTTGAAACCCATGACCTATTTTGATAAGAAAATCAGAAAAAATATTTTTCTTCTGAAGATCTTCTATTACTCCATTATTACAAGAAAGGAATAAAGAGATAAATAATGTTGCACAAATACTTTTTATATTTATATTTTTAATATTTATTTTCATATATTACGTGCCTCCCTTTAACCCTACTCTTTAATTAAATAGGCTAAATATAAAAAAAGATTTGAAAAAAACAGGAACCTAGTTTTCTTAGGCTCCTAACTTTTTATTTATTGACTTTATTTTTATCTGTCACTTACTTATTAAGTAAAAAGTTAACCTTATAAATAAGCACTAGAATTATTGAACTACTAGTTAGCTTTAATAGTAGCCTCCTTATCAGGTTCTTTAATCCCCTTTATTGTCCCGCTTAATATTTCTTTAGCAGTATTCATTAAATCAATAACAGCTATGTGTAATTCATTAAGTTCTTTTGCTCCATGTGTCCCGTCCGTACCATGAGCCTTCCTATCTATAGCCTGCTTAGCATTACTATCTTGAGTCCCACCACCAGCTCCTAAAGTGGAATACTGGGCAAGCAACTTGGTTTTAAATACTCCAGCCTTAGTTTTAACTGTCTCAATTTTTGTTTCTAAATCTTTACCTTTCAAAGACTCTCCGACTTGCAAGCCTGTTATCTTAGTTAATATAACTGATGCGATCTCATAAACTCCTGCCATCAATCCATTATTCTTATTATTATTACTACCGTCAGTAGTAATACCAGAAGAATTAATTTGTTTTCCAATACCTTTAGCAAGCTCATCTATAGAATTAATCAAACTTGCTATTTCTTCAATACTCATCACAAAGGCAACAACTTCTTTTGCCTTATCACCTACTAATTTTAAATCAATCACTGTCCCATCAGCCGTAACTGCTTGCCCTGTTCTAAGCTTCTCTTTAACCTCTGCATTCTCCCCTGAATTATTACAAGAAAGGAATAAAAAGATAAATAATATTGCACAAATACTTTTTATATTTATATTTTTAATATTTATTTTCATATATTACGTGCACTCTTTACCCATACCTTAATAAACAAAGAGACTAGACACTAAAAAAAGGAAAACTACTCCCACACAGAGCAATGTTTCCCTTAAATGACTTTATTATTTACTTACTTTTTCTATTTATTTAGCAGGATTAGCTTCCGTTGTTCCAGTTCCAGTAGTCTCAGAATACTCTATTTTTTTAACAACCTCTCTTACTTTTTCTAGATTTTTTATTACTGTTTTAATAATTATTACATCAAGTATTCCTAATACCTTATTTACAGCATTAGCAGCAGCCGCTTTAACTGCTCCAGCCTCTTCAGCAGAATTATTAGCAGCAAATTTACCACCTTTAGTCATGGCCTTAAGAGCAACAGCTGCTGCTAAGTCTGCATTAGTTTTTGCACCATTTTGATTAGCACCACCAGGTACTCTCGTAGCCAGCGCACCAGCTTCATTATTATTGTTTTCACTAAGAGAAGCAGTAGAAGTATTAGCATTTTGAATTTTATCTATCATTGCCCATGGATCTGCTTTTGATACTTCATCTGCTAGTAGAGGCCCAGCCTTAGCATCAGGTTTCTGAGCATTAGTATTTTTACCAACAAGTGCTGCCCCTGCTTTATCATCACCTTTTTCTACAAGATTACCAGGATTTCCTTTTTCAATATTTATACCAAACTCTTTGGCAGTTTCTATTATTTCTTTAACTTCTTTAAGAATAACATCAACACTCTCCTTGTGAGCACCAACAGCATTACCACCACCAGTCTCTATAGCCACAATCTCACCAGCTTGTTTAGTTACTTCAGCTATCTTAGCTACAGAGTCAATTAATTTTGTAAGCATTTCACTAGCAGTGCTAATAACAGCCTCAACTTCTTTAGTATCAGCATGGGAAGTAGAAACTATTTGTTTTGATAACTCTTCTAATTTAGTCTTAGTATTCTTTAATCCCTCTCCTACTTTCTCAAAGTGTTTTCCTATTTTATCTCTAGTATCATCAGATTTAACAGCACTAAATCCTAATGCATCACCAATAGAATTACCAAAGGAACCGAACATTTCTTGAAATACATGACCTATTTTGACAAGAGAATCAAAAAAAGTATTTTTCTTCTCAAGTTCTTCTATTACTCCACTATTACAAGAAAGGAATATAGAGATAAATAATGTTACACAAATACTTTTTATTCTAATATTTTTAATATTTATTTTCATATATTACTTG
This genomic stretch from Borrelia coriaceae harbors:
- a CDS encoding variable large family protein, giving the protein MKINIKNIRIKSICVTLFISIFLSCNSGVIEELEKKNTFFDSLVKIGHVFQEMFGSFGNSIGDALGFSAVKSDDTRDKIGKHFEKVGEGLKNTKTKLEELSKQIVSTSHADTKEVEAVISTASEMLTKLIDSVAKIAEVTKQAGEIVAIETGGGNAVGAHKESVDVILKEVKEIIETAKEFGINIEKGNPGNLVEKGDDKAGAALVGKNTNAQKPDAKAGPLLADEVSKADPWAMIDKIQNANTSTASLSENNNNEAGALATRVPGGANQNGAKTNADLAAAVALKAMTKGGKFAANNSAEEAGAVKAAAANAVNKVLGILDVIIIKTVIKNLEKVREVVKKIEYSETTGTGTTEANPAK